A part of Silvimonas soli genomic DNA contains:
- the dnaB gene encoding replicative DNA helicase, translated as MTEHPTAPQNDTQLDSLRLPPHSVEAEQSVLGGLLLDNPSFDRIADIINEQDFYRDDHRRIWQHIVKMIEHNRPADVITVSESLDNNNELSYIGGLAYLGALVQNTPSAANIRRYGEIVREKSVMRQLASVATEIADAAYNPGGREASALLDEAESRVFQIAEQSAKGQQGFIAMPPILKEIVEKIDYLYKQDNLSEVTGVATGFFDLDKMTSGLQPGDLVIVAGRPSMGKTAFSVNIAEHVGTELRLPVAIYSMEMGAAQLGMRMVGSIGKIDLHKLKTGKFEDEDWTKLTYAINRLSEAPIFIEETGALTALDIRTKSRRLARQHGQLGLIVIDYLQLMAGRAGAKDQNRATELGEISRGLKSLAKELKCPIIALSQLSRSVEQRTDKRPMMSDLRESGAIEQDADIIMFMYRDEYYNPDSQFKGLAECIVGKHRNGPTGKVPLVFIGKYSRFDNALVKPDGWSGDLE; from the coding sequence ATGACCGAGCATCCTACCGCCCCACAGAATGACACGCAACTTGATAGCCTGCGCCTGCCGCCGCATTCGGTAGAAGCTGAGCAATCCGTGCTGGGTGGCCTGTTACTGGACAACCCGTCGTTTGACCGGATTGCCGACATTATCAACGAGCAGGACTTCTATCGCGACGACCATCGCCGCATCTGGCAACACATCGTCAAGATGATCGAACACAACCGTCCCGCCGACGTGATTACCGTGTCCGAGTCGCTGGACAACAATAACGAGCTTTCTTATATCGGCGGCCTGGCTTATCTGGGCGCGCTGGTACAAAACACACCTTCTGCCGCCAACATTCGCCGTTATGGTGAAATCGTGCGCGAAAAATCGGTGATGCGACAGCTCGCCAGCGTCGCCACTGAGATCGCCGATGCGGCCTACAATCCGGGTGGACGAGAAGCCTCAGCGTTGCTGGATGAAGCTGAATCACGCGTATTCCAGATCGCCGAGCAGTCGGCTAAAGGGCAGCAGGGCTTTATTGCCATGCCGCCGATCTTGAAAGAAATCGTCGAGAAGATCGACTACCTCTACAAACAAGACAACCTGTCTGAGGTCACCGGCGTGGCGACCGGTTTTTTTGATCTGGATAAAATGACTTCCGGTCTGCAACCGGGCGATCTGGTGATCGTGGCGGGTCGTCCATCCATGGGTAAAACCGCGTTCTCGGTCAACATAGCTGAACACGTAGGCACCGAATTGCGTTTGCCGGTGGCGATTTACTCCATGGAAATGGGCGCGGCGCAATTGGGCATGCGGATGGTGGGTTCGATCGGCAAGATCGACCTGCACAAGCTCAAGACCGGCAAGTTCGAGGATGAAGATTGGACCAAGCTGACCTACGCGATCAATCGCTTGTCCGAGGCGCCCATCTTCATTGAAGAAACCGGCGCTTTGACCGCGCTGGACATCCGCACCAAATCACGACGACTGGCGCGACAGCATGGTCAGTTGGGTTTGATCGTGATCGACTATTTGCAGTTGATGGCGGGCCGGGCAGGGGCCAAAGACCAGAACCGGGCAACCGAACTGGGCGAAATCTCACGCGGTTTGAAGTCACTGGCCAAAGAACTCAAATGTCCGATTATTGCGCTTTCGCAGTTGTCGCGCTCGGTGGAGCAACGTACCGACAAACGCCCCATGATGTCTGACTTGCGCGAATCCGGCGCAATTGAGCAGGATGCCGACATCATCATGTTTATGTATCGGGATGAGTACTACAACCCGGACTCGCAATTCAAAGGTCTGGCGGAATGTATCGTCGGCAAGCACCGGAATGGCCCGACCGGCAAGGTGCCGCTGGTATTTATCGGCAAGTATTCGCGCTTTGATAATGCGCTGGTGAAGCCGGATGGGTGGTCGGGGGATCTGGAGTAA
- a CDS encoding type II toxin-antitoxin system RatA family toxin, whose amino-acid sequence MQCIRKSLLVPHSAERMFNLVERVEDYPKFLPWCGGVEVHEHTDTVLDVTVRIEFMKVKTFFRTRDIKTTNTIDMHFVDGPFKTLHGLWTFTPLDEDACKIEFALDYEFSNRVIEAVIGPVFSKITSTFVDAFIQRADRLYG is encoded by the coding sequence ATGCAGTGCATACGAAAATCCCTGCTGGTACCGCATAGCGCCGAGCGCATGTTCAATCTGGTCGAACGGGTTGAAGACTACCCCAAATTTCTGCCCTGGTGCGGCGGTGTGGAGGTGCACGAGCATACCGATACCGTGCTGGATGTCACGGTACGGATAGAGTTCATGAAGGTCAAAACCTTCTTTCGCACCCGTGACATCAAAACCACCAATACCATCGACATGCATTTTGTAGACGGCCCGTTCAAAACGCTGCACGGACTGTGGACATTTACGCCGCTGGACGAAGATGCCTGCAAAATCGAATTTGCGCTGGATTACGAGTTCTCCAATCGCGTGATTGAAGCCGTGATTGGCCCGGTGTTCAGTAAAATCACTTCTACTTTTGTCGATGCGTTTATCCAGCGCGCCGACAGACTCTACGGTTAA
- a CDS encoding RnfH family protein, with amino-acid sequence MSHDISVEVVYATRDKQKLVSIKVPEGTTAEEAVRRSGILAEFPEIDLAVNKLGVFAKAVKSDTVLREKDRVEIYRPLIADPKEVRRQRAAEGKVMKKGGGTGEE; translated from the coding sequence ATGAGCCATGACATTAGCGTCGAAGTGGTCTACGCCACGCGTGACAAGCAAAAACTGGTCAGTATCAAAGTGCCTGAAGGCACTACCGCAGAAGAAGCCGTACGTCGCTCCGGCATTCTGGCCGAGTTTCCGGAAATTGATCTGGCCGTGAACAAGCTGGGGGTTTTTGCCAAGGCGGTGAAATCCGATACCGTGCTGCGCGAAAAAGACCGGGTAGAAATCTATCGCCCGCTAATTGCCGATCCTAAAGAAGTGCGCCGCCAGCGCGCAGCAGAAGGCAAGGTCATGAAAAAAGGCGGCGGTACCGGCGAAGAATGA
- a CDS encoding DUF1737 domain-containing protein → MSPLLPPDNLPVYRLLTGPDDAAFCRRVSEALALGYVLYGSPAATFNGTSVIVAQAVVWPAARDFRGIGESVR, encoded by the coding sequence ATGAGTCCGCTGCTCCCGCCAGACAATCTGCCGGTTTATCGCTTGCTAACCGGCCCGGACGACGCCGCCTTCTGCCGCCGAGTAAGTGAGGCCTTGGCGCTGGGCTATGTCTTGTATGGATCCCCCGCAGCCACCTTCAATGGCACCAGCGTGATTGTGGCGCAGGCCGTTGTCTGGCCCGCAGCCCGCGACTTCCGCGGCATTGGTGAGTCCGTCCGC